Proteins from a genomic interval of Mycolicibacterium grossiae:
- a CDS encoding nitroreductase family protein, whose translation MTSTPPLNLTVDELLTTTRSVRKRLDLERPVPREVILECLDLALQAPTGSNSQGWQFVFVDDPEKKQAIADIYRVAATPYLDAEKPTYGDARDERTPKVIDSAKYLNDHLHEVPVMLIPCLEGRPDGAPAGTSAGFWGSLLPAAWSFMLALRSRGLGSAWTSLHLVGDGEKRAAEILGIPFEKYSQGGLFPIGYTKGTDFKKAKRLPAEQLTHWNTW comes from the coding sequence ATGACCTCCACCCCTCCGCTGAACCTGACCGTCGACGAACTCCTGACCACCACCCGGTCGGTGCGCAAGCGCCTGGACCTGGAGCGACCGGTGCCGCGCGAGGTCATCCTGGAGTGTCTCGACCTGGCGCTGCAGGCGCCGACGGGGTCGAACTCGCAGGGCTGGCAGTTCGTGTTCGTCGACGACCCGGAGAAGAAGCAGGCGATCGCCGACATCTACCGCGTCGCCGCGACGCCCTACCTCGACGCGGAGAAGCCGACCTACGGCGACGCGCGCGACGAGCGCACCCCGAAGGTCATCGACTCGGCCAAGTACCTCAACGACCACCTGCACGAGGTGCCCGTCATGCTCATCCCGTGCCTGGAGGGCCGCCCCGACGGCGCGCCGGCCGGGACGAGCGCCGGCTTCTGGGGCTCGCTGCTGCCCGCGGCGTGGAGCTTCATGCTGGCGCTGCGGTCGCGTGGCCTCGGCTCGGCGTGGACCAGCCTGCACCTCGTGGGCGACGGCGAGAAGCGCGCCGCCGAGATCCTCGGCATCCCCTTCGAGAAGTACTCCCAGGGCGGCCTGTTCCCGATCGGCTACACCAAGGGCACCGACTTCAAGAAGGCCAAGCGCCTGCCCGCCGAGCAGCTGACGCACTGGAACACCTGGTGA
- a CDS encoding ATP-binding cassette domain-containing protein, which translates to MTRPAPPALTVRYDGSARTFAAGNDVVVGRDLRADVRIAHPLTSRAHLILRFDQGRWLAIDNGSLNGMYVNGARVPVADIADGLAVNIGNPDGPRLTFEVGRHQGSAGTPPTTAVPVVGRPAWQSGAQSAAHTAPPNRPQAYPSGQQPRYPSAPTGGHTPYPPPTGYGNGPQTGYPNAPQNAYPTAPPTAPPPPPRYAPPPPSQPISQQAEPVTMLGPSAAPRGNDGNLATSMLRILRPGRPSEAPPGSVKIGRATDNDIVIPDVLAGRHHATLVPTPGGTEIRDNKSINGTFVNGARVDAAVLHDGDVVTIGNVDLVFTGGTLARRTETEAATRTGGLEVNGVTWTIENNKTLLDNISIAARPGTLTAVIGPSGAGKSTFAKLVAGYTHPTSGTVTFEGHDIHAEYASLRSRIGMVPQDDVVHGQLTVKQALMYAAELRLPPDTTKEDRERVVMQVLEELEMTKHLETRVDKLSGGQRKRASVALELLTGPSLLILDEPTSGLDPALDRQVMTMLRQLADAGRVVLVVTHSLTYLDVCDQVLLLAPGGKTAFYGPPAQIGPQLGTTNWADIFSTVAGDPDAASRRFLERHGPPPPAPPAEEPADLGSPASTSVRHQFSTIARRQMRLIVSDRGYFLFLAILPFIMGVLSLSVPGSTGFGQPSPVGDAPNQPGQVLVLLNVGAIFMGTALTVRDLIGERAIFLREQAVGLSTSAYLLAKVCIYSVFAIVQSAIVTGITLVGVGTPQNGAVVLGGGEVAASIELFIGMAATTVCAATVGLALSALARTSEQIMPLLVVAVMSQLVFSGGLIPVTGRLGLDQLSWVTPARWGFGATASTVGVTDMVKPPIMPDDSHWKHTSDAWLFDMAMLAALSIFYVAFVRFKIRLKAG; encoded by the coding sequence ATGACGCGACCAGCACCGCCCGCTCTGACCGTCCGGTACGACGGGTCGGCCCGCACCTTCGCGGCAGGCAATGACGTCGTCGTCGGCCGCGACCTGCGCGCCGACGTCCGCATCGCCCACCCCCTCACGTCGCGGGCCCACCTCATCCTCCGGTTCGACCAAGGTCGATGGCTCGCCATCGACAACGGCTCCCTCAACGGGATGTACGTCAACGGCGCCCGCGTGCCCGTCGCCGACATCGCCGACGGGCTGGCCGTCAACATCGGCAACCCGGACGGTCCCCGTCTGACGTTCGAGGTGGGCAGGCACCAGGGCTCGGCCGGCACCCCGCCGACCACCGCGGTGCCCGTCGTCGGGCGCCCCGCGTGGCAGTCCGGTGCGCAGAGCGCCGCGCACACCGCCCCACCGAACCGCCCGCAGGCCTACCCGTCGGGGCAGCAGCCGCGCTACCCGTCGGCGCCCACGGGCGGGCACACGCCCTACCCGCCGCCGACGGGGTACGGGAACGGGCCGCAGACCGGCTATCCGAATGCCCCGCAGAACGCGTATCCGACGGCACCCCCGACCGCACCGCCGCCGCCTCCGCGGTACGCCCCTCCCCCGCCATCGCAGCCGATCTCGCAGCAGGCCGAACCGGTCACCATGCTCGGCCCGAGCGCCGCACCGCGCGGGAACGACGGCAACCTCGCGACCAGCATGCTGCGGATCCTGCGGCCCGGTCGGCCGAGCGAGGCCCCGCCGGGATCGGTGAAGATCGGTCGCGCCACCGACAACGACATCGTCATCCCCGACGTCCTGGCCGGTCGCCACCACGCCACCCTGGTTCCGACGCCGGGCGGCACGGAGATCCGCGACAACAAGAGCATCAACGGCACGTTCGTCAACGGCGCGCGCGTCGACGCCGCGGTGCTGCACGACGGCGACGTGGTCACGATCGGCAACGTCGACCTCGTCTTCACCGGCGGCACCCTGGCGCGCCGGACCGAGACCGAGGCGGCCACGCGCACCGGCGGCCTCGAGGTCAACGGCGTCACGTGGACCATCGAGAACAACAAGACGCTGCTCGACAACATCTCGATCGCCGCGCGGCCCGGCACCCTGACCGCCGTGATCGGCCCGTCGGGCGCGGGCAAGTCGACGTTCGCCAAGTTGGTGGCCGGCTACACGCACCCCACCTCGGGCACGGTGACCTTCGAGGGCCACGACATCCACGCCGAGTACGCCTCGCTGCGCTCCCGGATCGGCATGGTCCCGCAGGACGACGTGGTGCACGGCCAGCTGACGGTGAAGCAGGCGCTGATGTACGCCGCCGAGCTGCGGCTGCCGCCGGACACCACCAAGGAGGACCGCGAGCGCGTCGTCATGCAGGTGCTCGAGGAACTCGAGATGACCAAGCACCTGGAGACCCGCGTCGACAAGCTCTCCGGCGGTCAGCGCAAGCGTGCGTCGGTGGCCCTCGAGCTGCTGACCGGCCCGTCGCTGTTGATCCTCGACGAGCCGACCTCCGGCCTGGACCCCGCGCTGGACCGCCAGGTCATGACGATGCTCCGCCAGCTCGCCGACGCGGGCCGCGTGGTGCTGGTGGTCACGCACTCGCTGACCTACCTCGACGTCTGCGACCAGGTGCTGCTGCTGGCGCCGGGCGGCAAGACCGCGTTCTACGGGCCGCCCGCGCAGATCGGACCGCAGCTCGGCACGACGAACTGGGCCGACATCTTCAGCACCGTCGCGGGTGACCCCGACGCGGCGAGCCGCCGGTTCCTGGAACGGCACGGCCCGCCCCCGCCGGCACCGCCCGCCGAGGAACCCGCCGACCTCGGCAGTCCTGCGAGCACCAGTGTGCGGCACCAATTCTCGACGATCGCCCGGCGCCAGATGCGGCTCATCGTCTCCGACCGCGGCTACTTCCTCTTCCTGGCCATTCTCCCGTTCATCATGGGTGTGCTGTCGCTGTCGGTGCCGGGCTCCACCGGGTTCGGTCAGCCCTCCCCGGTCGGCGACGCGCCCAACCAGCCGGGCCAGGTGCTGGTGTTGCTCAACGTCGGCGCGATCTTCATGGGCACCGCTCTGACGGTGCGCGACCTGATCGGCGAACGCGCGATCTTCCTGCGCGAACAGGCGGTGGGGCTGTCGACGTCGGCCTACCTGCTGGCGAAGGTCTGCATCTACTCGGTGTTCGCGATCGTGCAGTCCGCCATCGTCACCGGGATCACGCTCGTCGGCGTCGGCACGCCCCAGAACGGCGCGGTGGTGCTGGGCGGCGGTGAGGTCGCCGCCTCGATCGAACTGTTCATCGGCATGGCCGCCACCACGGTGTGCGCGGCCACGGTGGGCCTCGCGCTGTCCGCGCTGGCCAGGACCAGCGAGCAGATCATGCCGCTGCTGGTGGTCGCGGTGATGTCGCAGCTGGTGTTCTCCGGCGGTCTGATCCCGGTCACGGGCCGCCTCGGGCTCGACCAGCTGTCGTGGGTGACGCCCGCTCGCTGGGGCTTCGGCGCCACGGCGTCGACGGTGGGCGTGACCGACATGGTGAAGCCGCCGATCATGCCGGACGACTCGCACTGGAAGCACACGTCGGACGCCTGGCTGTTCGACATGGCCATGCTGGCGGCCCTGTCGATCTTCTACGTGGCGTTCGTGCGCTTCAAGATTCGGCTCAAGGCCGGCTGA
- a CDS encoding tRNA (cytidine(34)-2'-O)-methyltransferase, which produces MFRVMFHSPRIAPNTGNAIRMVAATGCELHLVEPLGFDLSEPKLRRAGLDYHDLASVTVHPDLAHAWSTVMPARVFAFTAHAQTSFAEVDYRPGDVLLFGPEPTGLDEETLADPHVTAQLRIPMLAGRRSLNLSNAAAVAVYEAWRQQGFGGAV; this is translated from the coding sequence ATGTTCCGCGTGATGTTCCACTCGCCGCGCATTGCGCCCAACACCGGCAACGCCATTCGGATGGTGGCCGCGACGGGGTGCGAACTGCATCTCGTCGAGCCGCTCGGCTTCGACCTGTCCGAGCCGAAGCTGCGCCGCGCCGGACTGGACTACCACGATCTGGCGTCGGTGACGGTGCATCCCGACCTGGCGCACGCGTGGTCGACCGTCATGCCGGCGCGGGTGTTCGCGTTCACGGCGCACGCGCAGACGTCGTTCGCCGAGGTCGACTACCGTCCGGGCGACGTCCTGCTGTTCGGGCCGGAACCCACCGGCCTGGACGAGGAGACGCTCGCCGACCCGCACGTCACCGCGCAGCTCCGGATCCCGATGCTGGCGGGCCGGCGGTCGCTCAACCTGTCCAATGCCGCCGCCGTCGCGGTGTACGAGGCGTGGCGGCAGCAGGGGTTCGGCGGGGCGGTCTAG
- a CDS encoding pentapeptide repeat-containing protein yields MTDDAVWVDREFDGHDFREDDLSRLRTERVVFTDCTFSGVDLTESEHVGSAFRNCDFRRASLLHSTFRHCTLLGSVFTEARLRPVVLEECDFTLTVLGGCDLQKVDFSDCRLREASLVGADLRAAVLRRADLTGARTQDAKFGDADLRGARVDPTFWTTVALRGAKVDVDQAVAYAAAHALRVGGD; encoded by the coding sequence GTGACTGACGACGCGGTCTGGGTCGACCGCGAGTTCGACGGCCACGACTTCCGCGAGGACGATCTGAGCAGGCTGCGCACCGAGCGAGTCGTCTTCACCGACTGCACGTTCAGCGGTGTCGACCTGACCGAGTCCGAGCACGTCGGCTCGGCGTTCCGCAACTGCGACTTCCGCCGCGCGTCGCTGCTGCACAGCACCTTCCGGCACTGCACGCTGCTGGGCTCGGTGTTCACCGAGGCGCGGCTGCGACCGGTCGTGCTGGAGGAGTGCGACTTCACGCTCACCGTGCTCGGCGGCTGCGACCTGCAGAAGGTGGACTTCTCCGACTGCCGGCTGCGCGAGGCCAGCCTGGTGGGCGCCGACCTGCGCGCGGCGGTGCTGCGCCGCGCCGACCTGACCGGCGCGCGCACGCAGGACGCGAAGTTCGGCGATGCCGACCTGCGCGGCGCCCGCGTCGACCCGACGTTCTGGACGACGGTGGCGCTGCGCGGGGCCAAGGTCGACGTCGACCAGGCCGTCGCCTACGCCGCCGCCCACGCCCTGCGGGTCGGCGGGGACTGA
- a CDS encoding DUF742 domain-containing protein, protein MRTGWEPDEPVDGVSLVRPFVLTAGRTTARLDLPLEAPVETVDDGPVPGWPAGDVRARILACGLARTSVAEVAARLALPLGVARVLISDLVTQGYLRVHATLSDSATVAERRELIGRTLRGLRAL, encoded by the coding sequence GTGCGCACCGGGTGGGAGCCCGACGAACCGGTCGACGGGGTCAGCCTCGTCCGCCCGTTCGTCCTGACCGCCGGGCGCACCACCGCCCGCCTCGACCTGCCGCTCGAGGCGCCCGTGGAGACGGTCGACGACGGCCCGGTGCCGGGGTGGCCGGCGGGCGACGTGCGGGCCCGCATCCTCGCGTGCGGTCTTGCCCGCACGTCGGTGGCGGAGGTCGCGGCGCGGCTCGCACTACCGCTCGGCGTTGCGCGCGTGCTGATCTCCGATCTGGTCACGCAGGGGTATCTTCGGGTGCATGCCACGCTGTCGGATTCGGCGACCGTGGCCGAGCGACGCGAACTCATAGGGAGGACCCTGCGTGGCCTACGGGCACTCTGA
- a CDS encoding GTP-binding protein produces the protein MAYGHSESRSAASTKIVVSGGFGAGKTTFVGAVSEIMPLRTEAIVTNASSGLDGLEATPDKTTTTVAMDFGRITLADDLVLYLFGTPGQRRFWFMWDDLVRGAIGAVILVDVRRLQDSFAAVDFFEARKLPFIIAVNEFEGSPRHPAQAVRTALALPEHVPVVLVDARDRQSARAALIAVTEYALLNLSTA, from the coding sequence GTGGCCTACGGGCACTCTGAGAGCCGTTCTGCCGCATCGACGAAGATCGTCGTCTCGGGCGGCTTCGGCGCCGGGAAGACCACCTTCGTCGGCGCCGTCTCGGAGATCATGCCGCTGCGCACCGAGGCCATCGTGACCAACGCGTCGTCGGGCCTCGACGGCCTGGAGGCGACGCCCGACAAGACCACGACGACCGTCGCGATGGACTTCGGTCGCATCACCCTGGCCGATGACCTGGTGCTGTACCTCTTCGGCACGCCCGGCCAGCGCCGGTTCTGGTTCATGTGGGACGACCTCGTCCGCGGCGCGATCGGCGCGGTGATCCTCGTCGACGTCCGCCGCCTGCAGGACAGCTTCGCCGCCGTCGACTTCTTCGAGGCGCGCAAGCTGCCGTTCATCATCGCGGTCAACGAGTTCGAGGGCTCGCCGCGCCACCCCGCGCAGGCGGTGCGGACGGCGCTGGCGCTGCCGGAGCACGTCCCGGTGGTCCTGGTGGACGCCCGGGACCGGCAGTCGGCCCGCGCCGCGCTCATCGCGGTCACCGAGTACGCACTGCTGAACCTCTCGACGGCGTGA
- a CDS encoding error-prone DNA polymerase, with translation MDWFNGPPSWGEMERVLTSKPRRAGIPMAEPPGDGGDSPAWSRKRGAYEPVGEVRGRSAVPYAELHAHSAYSFLDGASTPEELVEEAARLGLRAIALTDHDGLYGVVRFAEAAQELGVATVFGAELSLSNVPRTEDPDPPGPHLLVLARGPEGYRRLSRQISAAHLAGGEKGRPRYDYDALTEAAGGHWHVLTGCRKGHVRQALSSGGPDAAAAALADLVDRFGADRVSIELSRHGHPLDDERNAILADLAPRFGVGVVATTGAHFAEPSRGRLAMAMGAIRARHSMDEAAGYLAPLGGAHLRSGDEMARLFAHRPDAVTAAADLGEQCAFGLALIAPKLPPFDVPEGHTENSWLRHLTMVGAHRRYGPPQRASRAYEQIEHELRVIAQLDFPGYFLVVDDITRFCRENGILAQGRGSAANSAVCYALGVTNVDPVANDLLFERFLSPARDGPPDIDIDIESDLREQAIQYVYERYGRDYAAQVANVITYRGRSAVRDMARALGFSQGQQDAWSKHISRWNGLPDSPDVEDIPESVIDLALQVKNLPRHMGIHSGGMVICDRPIADVCPVEWARMENRSVLQWDKDDCAAIGLVKFDMLGLGMLSALHYCIDLVAEHKGLDVDLAQLDLSEPAVYEMLQRADSVGVFQVESRAQMATLPRLKPRVFYDLVVEVALIRPGPIQGGSVHPYIKRRNGEEEVTYDHPSMEPALHKTLGVPLFQEQLMQLAVDCAGFSAAEADQLRRAMGSKRSTERMHRLRDRFYDGMRTRHGITGAVADRIYEKLEAFANFGFPESHSLSFASLVFYSSWFKLHHPAVFCAALLRAQPMGFYSPQSLVADARRHGVVVRGPDVNASLAHATLEDAGMSVRLGLAEVRHIGEDLAEQIVGERGAHGPFTSLVDLTGRVQLSVPQTEALATGGALGCFGISRREALWAAGAAASQRPDRLPGVGSSSHVPALPGMTHLELTAADVWATGVSPDSHPVQYLRERLDEMGVVPADRLLSVPDGSRVLIAGAVTHRQRPATAQGVTFLNLEDETGMMNVMCSKGLWAKQRRLAQTASALVIRGIVQNATGAVTIAADQLRPLDLRVKTKSRDFQ, from the coding sequence GTGGATTGGTTCAACGGCCCGCCGAGCTGGGGTGAGATGGAGCGCGTCCTCACCAGCAAGCCGCGTCGGGCCGGGATCCCCATGGCCGAGCCGCCCGGCGACGGCGGGGACAGTCCTGCCTGGTCGCGCAAGCGTGGCGCCTACGAGCCGGTCGGGGAGGTGCGCGGCCGCTCGGCGGTCCCGTACGCCGAACTGCACGCCCACTCGGCGTACAGCTTCCTCGACGGGGCGAGCACGCCGGAGGAACTGGTCGAGGAGGCGGCCCGGTTGGGCCTGCGCGCCATCGCCCTCACCGACCACGACGGGCTGTACGGCGTGGTGCGGTTCGCCGAGGCCGCGCAGGAACTCGGCGTGGCGACGGTGTTCGGCGCCGAGCTGTCGCTGAGCAACGTGCCCCGCACCGAGGATCCCGACCCGCCCGGCCCGCACCTGCTGGTGCTCGCCCGCGGCCCCGAGGGTTACCGGCGGCTGTCCCGTCAGATCTCGGCGGCCCACCTCGCAGGCGGCGAGAAGGGCAGGCCGCGATACGACTACGACGCGCTGACCGAGGCCGCCGGCGGGCACTGGCACGTCCTGACCGGATGCCGCAAGGGGCATGTGCGGCAGGCACTCTCGAGTGGCGGACCGGACGCCGCCGCGGCCGCACTCGCCGACCTGGTGGACCGGTTCGGGGCGGACCGGGTCAGCATCGAACTGAGTCGGCACGGCCATCCGCTCGACGACGAACGCAACGCCATCCTGGCCGATCTGGCGCCCCGCTTCGGCGTCGGCGTCGTCGCCACCACCGGAGCGCACTTCGCCGAGCCCTCGCGCGGGCGGCTCGCCATGGCGATGGGCGCCATCCGGGCGCGCCACTCGATGGACGAGGCGGCCGGCTACCTCGCTCCGCTGGGTGGGGCGCACCTGCGGTCCGGGGACGAGATGGCCCGGTTGTTCGCCCACCGCCCCGACGCGGTCACCGCCGCAGCGGATCTCGGTGAACAGTGCGCGTTCGGGCTGGCGCTGATCGCGCCCAAGTTGCCGCCGTTCGACGTCCCCGAGGGGCACACCGAGAACAGCTGGCTGCGCCACCTGACCATGGTCGGCGCGCACCGCCGGTACGGTCCGCCGCAGCGGGCGTCGCGCGCCTACGAGCAGATCGAGCACGAGCTGCGGGTGATCGCCCAACTCGACTTCCCGGGCTACTTCCTGGTGGTCGACGACATCACCCGGTTCTGCCGGGAGAACGGCATCCTCGCCCAGGGCCGGGGGTCGGCGGCCAACTCCGCGGTCTGCTACGCCCTGGGCGTCACCAACGTCGACCCGGTGGCCAACGACCTGCTCTTCGAACGGTTCCTGTCGCCGGCGCGCGACGGGCCCCCCGACATCGACATCGACATCGAGTCCGACCTGCGCGAGCAGGCGATCCAGTACGTCTACGAGCGCTACGGCCGCGACTACGCCGCCCAGGTGGCCAACGTCATCACCTACCGCGGGCGCAGCGCGGTGCGCGACATGGCCCGGGCGCTCGGCTTCTCCCAAGGGCAGCAGGACGCGTGGAGCAAGCACATCAGCCGGTGGAACGGCCTGCCCGACTCGCCCGACGTGGAGGACATCCCCGAGTCGGTGATCGACCTGGCGCTGCAGGTGAAGAACCTGCCGCGGCACATGGGCATCCACTCCGGCGGCATGGTGATCTGCGACCGGCCGATCGCCGACGTCTGCCCCGTGGAGTGGGCCCGCATGGAGAACCGCAGCGTGCTGCAGTGGGACAAGGACGATTGCGCCGCAATCGGTTTGGTGAAGTTCGACATGCTGGGCCTGGGCATGCTCTCGGCGCTGCACTACTGCATCGACCTCGTCGCCGAGCACAAGGGCCTCGACGTCGACCTGGCGCAGCTCGACCTCTCCGAGCCGGCGGTCTACGAGATGCTGCAGCGCGCCGACTCGGTGGGCGTGTTCCAGGTGGAGTCCCGCGCGCAGATGGCCACCCTGCCCCGGCTCAAGCCGCGGGTGTTCTACGACCTGGTGGTCGAAGTGGCGCTCATCCGGCCCGGACCCATCCAGGGCGGCTCGGTGCACCCGTACATCAAGCGGCGCAACGGCGAAGAGGAGGTGACCTACGACCACCCGTCGATGGAACCGGCGCTGCACAAGACGCTGGGGGTGCCGCTGTTCCAGGAGCAGCTGATGCAGCTGGCGGTCGACTGTGCCGGGTTCTCCGCAGCCGAGGCCGACCAGCTGCGCCGCGCGATGGGGTCCAAGCGTTCCACCGAACGGATGCACCGGCTGCGGGACCGCTTCTACGACGGCATGCGCACCCGGCACGGCATCACCGGTGCGGTGGCCGACCGGATCTACGAGAAGCTCGAGGCGTTCGCGAACTTCGGCTTTCCGGAGAGCCATTCGCTGAGCTTCGCGTCGCTGGTGTTCTACTCGTCGTGGTTCAAGCTGCACCACCCGGCGGTGTTCTGCGCAGCGCTGCTCCGGGCGCAGCCGATGGGGTTCTACTCGCCGCAGAGCCTGGTGGCCGACGCCCGACGGCACGGCGTGGTGGTTCGCGGCCCCGACGTCAACGCGAGCCTGGCGCACGCCACGCTCGAGGACGCCGGGATGTCGGTCCGGCTGGGACTGGCCGAGGTCCGGCACATCGGCGAGGACCTCGCCGAGCAGATCGTCGGCGAGCGTGGCGCCCACGGGCCGTTCACGTCGCTGGTCGACCTCACCGGACGCGTGCAGCTGTCCGTGCCGCAGACCGAGGCGCTCGCCACCGGCGGGGCGCTGGGCTGCTTCGGCATCTCCCGGCGCGAGGCGCTGTGGGCGGCCGGGGCGGCGGCCAGCCAGCGGCCCGACCGGCTGCCGGGAGTCGGATCCTCCTCGCACGTACCGGCTTTGCCCGGGATGACGCATCTGGAGCTGACGGCCGCCGACGTGTGGGCCACCGGGGTGTCCCCGGACAGCCACCCCGTGCAGTACCTGCGCGAGCGGCTCGACGAGATGGGCGTCGTGCCCGCCGACCGGTTGCTCTCGGTGCCCGACGGCAGCCGGGTGTTGATCGCGGGCGCCGTGACCCACCGACAGCGTCCCGCCACGGCGCAGGGAGTGACGTTCCTCAACCTCGAGGACGAGACCGGGATGATGAACGTGATGTGTTCGAAGGGCCTGTGGGCCAAGCAACGCCGGCTGGCGCAGACCGCGTCGGCGCTGGTGATTCGGGGCATCGTGCAGAACGCGACGGGTGCGGTCACCATCGCCGCCGACCAGCTGCGCCCGCTGGACCTGCGGGTGAAGACCAAGTCTCGCGACTTCCAGTAA
- a CDS encoding TetR/AcrR family transcriptional regulator, giving the protein MAGRPRQFDRSVALKQVQEVFWVHGYDGTAMSDLVEATGLASGRLYAAFGDKENLFLQAVDLYRAEEGAFVDRALAGEAVLARALRRMFRDAIEVYTQPTQRGCMLVSAAMACTPEHQSMRDRLEAHRRTRRRTITARVRAAAEGGDLPGDADVQRMGDYLTAVLDGLSVQARDGVPRRRLAALADMTLSVLPG; this is encoded by the coding sequence ATGGCGGGGCGCCCTCGGCAGTTCGATCGCAGCGTCGCGTTGAAGCAGGTTCAAGAGGTGTTCTGGGTGCACGGATACGACGGCACCGCCATGTCCGACCTCGTCGAGGCGACGGGTCTCGCGTCGGGCCGGCTGTACGCCGCGTTCGGCGACAAGGAGAACCTGTTCCTGCAGGCCGTCGACCTCTACCGGGCCGAGGAGGGCGCCTTCGTCGACCGGGCGCTCGCCGGGGAAGCCGTGCTGGCGCGGGCGCTGCGGCGCATGTTCCGCGACGCCATCGAGGTGTACACCCAGCCGACCCAGCGGGGCTGCATGCTGGTGAGCGCCGCCATGGCGTGCACCCCCGAGCACCAGAGCATGCGCGACCGGTTGGAAGCCCACCGGCGGACGCGACGGCGGACCATCACCGCGCGCGTGCGCGCCGCCGCCGAGGGCGGAGACCTGCCTGGGGACGCCGACGTGCAGCGGATGGGGGACTACCTCACCGCCGTCCTCGACGGGCTGTCGGTGCAGGCCCGCGACGGCGTCCCCCGTCGCCGCCTCGCCGCCCTCGCCGACATGACGCTGTCGGTCCTGCCCGGGTAG
- a CDS encoding nuclear transport factor 2 family protein, translating into MSTRETIERWVALFNAGDVEGLVALYAEDAVNHQIALQPVHGRAALADFFRETFAGGPLTCQPVGLLIDGDRGALEWTDPDGFRGCGFFDVADGLIVAQRGYWDSAQLAAVHPDVHAG; encoded by the coding sequence ATGTCGACCCGAGAGACGATCGAACGCTGGGTGGCCCTGTTCAATGCCGGGGACGTCGAGGGCCTCGTCGCGCTGTACGCCGAGGACGCCGTCAATCACCAGATCGCGCTGCAGCCCGTGCACGGCAGGGCTGCGCTCGCCGACTTCTTCCGCGAGACCTTCGCCGGCGGCCCGCTGACCTGCCAGCCGGTCGGCCTGCTGATCGACGGCGACCGGGGCGCCCTGGAGTGGACCGACCCGGACGGCTTCCGCGGCTGCGGGTTCTTCGACGTCGCCGACGGTCTGATCGTCGCGCAGCGCGGCTACTGGGACAGCGCCCAGCTGGCCGCGGTGCATCCCGACGTGCACGCCGGGTGA
- a CDS encoding roadblock/LC7 domain-containing protein produces MTRPTQRQSLDWLVAKFADEVAGVSHAILVSADGLLMAASAHMPTERADQLAAVASGLASLSTGAAQLFDGGYVLQSVVEMENGYLLLMRVGDGSHLAALASRTGDIGQIGYEMAILVERVGTVVQSGRRSAHRT; encoded by the coding sequence ATGACCCGTCCCACGCAGCGTCAATCGCTCGACTGGCTGGTCGCGAAGTTCGCCGACGAGGTCGCCGGGGTGTCGCACGCCATCCTGGTGTCGGCCGACGGGTTGCTGATGGCCGCCAGCGCGCACATGCCGACCGAGCGCGCCGACCAACTGGCCGCCGTCGCGTCGGGACTGGCGAGCCTGTCGACGGGTGCGGCGCAGCTCTTCGACGGCGGCTACGTGCTGCAGTCGGTCGTGGAGATGGAGAACGGCTACCTGCTCCTGATGCGTGTGGGCGACGGGTCGCATCTGGCGGCGCTGGCGAGCCGGACGGGGGACATCGGTCAGATCGGCTACGAAATGGCGATCCTCGTCGAGCGCGTCGGCACGGTGGTGCAGTCCGGGCGCCGCTCGGCACACCGGACCTGA